TGATACGACATGAGCTGTCTGGTTGCAGGACGGGTAGGTTGGTTATTCGGTTGAAGAATCATAGTACTCTCGTATTGCAACCAATCAGGGAAAAATGTTTTTGGTTGTGCATTACTCTTTTAGTTCATAGAACTATTATTTCTGGATCGTTTGTACTTAGACTTGTTTCCTTATTTACAGTCACTTTGTGCCAAACCTTACTATTGGTGCTCCAGTTATTGAGAGTCTGAGAAAGCACACAGAGTAAACCCCGTCATTTTCCTCTAATAGAAACTCAAGTCCTAATTCCTAACTTTATGGCATATCTGGTCTTCTTGTTTAAAAACAAACACGAGTATTTTACTTTTGCAGTGCTTATTTGGATTGCCACCTAATGGTCACAAATCCAATAGATTATGTTGAACCATTAGGCAAAGCTGGGGCATCTGGCTTTACTTTTCACGTGGAAGCTGCCAAAGGTTGACTTATCTTGTTGGGAcatttctcttctttcatttAAATGTTTTAACTACATTTACATCTTTTCTTGCCCTCATACTCTGCACTAGAATATGAAAACGAGaacaaataaatcagattatagaaaaatttgacGTCATCATAATATTGGGTTTTTTACGTCGTTCTAATTGGATTCTGCCTTGAGCACGAGAATAATGATGAAATGAAACATGTACAGAAAATTGGCAAGAACTTATACACCGGATCAAGTCAAAGGGCATGCGGCCTGGTGTTGCCTTAAAGCCTGAAACCCCAATTGAAGAAGTGTATTCGTTGGTACGGTATTCACAACGTATTTATCACTTAAAAGTGGATAAGTTAATGATTGTGAGACTCaagaaattttttcaaatttcatgggCGACAGCTTGAAGCTAAAGATCCCGTGGAGATGGTTCTTGTTATGACTGTGCAACCTGGATTTGGCGGGCAAAAGTTTATGCCAGAAATGATGGATAAGGTGCATAAGATAACTCTCTCTTTCAGCATCTATTCTGTTTATTTTgcttaacttattattttgaaatgtcATTTCAGGTACGTTCTCTACGAAAGAAGTATCCATCACTTGATATAGAAGTGAGTTCCTCTCATCATTTTCAGCTAGTTTATGATTTGTATCTCCATTCTAGGTTTGTTCAGTTACTGTCCTAGTAATTGATGATTAATCAGCATACCCAAAACATAGTATTAGTTCGAAGAGAAATTTCGACTTAGCTTACTTCTTAATTGGAACAGAAAGTTCTGTTAGATATTGTGTATGATGCATTCgcaaatatttgaatgtgATGAGGAGTCTAGAATCTGATGCAGTTTATGTTGATTCAAATATGTCGTGGACGTGGATGGGTTCGCAATGGATAAGGAGAGAGTTGATAGTTCCAACTTTCCTCCTTAAAGTTTCATATATCAAATGAGAACCATTTATTTGTTTGCAGGTAGACGGTGGTTTAGGACCTTCAACCGTTGATCTGGCCTCATCAGCTGGAGCAAACTGCATTGTGGCTGGAAGTTCTGTGTTCGGAGCTTCATATCCGGCTCAAGTTATATCACAGCTGCGCAAGAGCGTCCAGGATACCCAGGCAGGCTGTAAAAAGTAATTGATTTTCGTCATCATGCAATGTTGTATACGCTATGAGTTGCATGGTAATTTAATAACATCCagcattttttataatacttgTATCTATGTTGCTGGCATAAGTTATAAGCTTGTGATCCATGAAGATAAAGATTTGGAACATAGTTTAGAAAGAAATTTCAACTTATAAACATGCAGGTGACCATGTCTGATGATATACCCAGTTGTAAAACAGGGTGGTTCATTGTGATAAATCTGTCAGAATATTAATATGAGGGGATGGGGTATGAGATGAGATGAGAGTGGTAAGCACGTGCTATCACGTGCCCAATTCCCTTTGATCCGAGAGAAGTGCTTTTCAGATTTCACTTTTCAAAATCCTTTTCGAGAGTTAGGAGAGGAGTGGGGCTTTTGGGGCAATTAAAGCTCCTCGGAAATTTGTAATGCCAATATTCTATTCTGGTATTCATTTTAATAGGAGTCCGAGGATgggaaaatgaatgaaaaccgGTGGTTTACGTGTAcagcatcatcttttaatcAACCTTAAAAACATTCTTACCTACTCGAGATATATTTCTGAATTCCTAAGATAAGTTGCAGGGTACACGTACGATATTAAACAAAGTAACCATTAACATAACGCTGAGAGTGTTATACGACATGGCATAAGcaaataattgtataaattattacatattagCTTTTAGGAAAATACCTAATTAAATCGTTTAATGTTGTGGTCACAAGCAAGAACTTCTTCATCTTATCTGATTAAAGCTGGTTGAGTCGACATTTACTTTTGTGGATTCTTGTACTCTAGTCCACAATTTACCTATGTATTATCATTATTCTcttgatttatatatgtataaatatgatGGGATAGGCAAATATTTCAATCAAGTGGAAATGAGAATTGTTTGTGgcctatctatctatctaatACTATTCCTTTTGCTTTAATATTGCCTCTGCTTTACCAGGCATTCACTTCTTGTCAATgcatattcatatatattcttatCCTTTTGCACTTCATATCATCATCCTACTCCTCTCCAAGGAAAAGACCTCTTCACATACccatttctatttatttatcatgtaaaatttgagatttatttaatgtgCAGTTTCTTCATGGGATGTTTGTGATGCAATGTGGAATCGTGAAGGTAGTAATTACCATTGAAGTTCCTTCATATATTTCAATTctaatggaaaaaatatttaacaataattactTCAAAATTAGTGAAATCATTAAAATTTCGGACTGTTAGCATCTTTTTTCCCCCCCTTAAAAGGTTggaattaatacaaaattaccTCCTCCTTTCTGCTAAAagctattaaaatatatatgagctTTGACCCTTGGTACGTACTTCTAGATCACAGCCCATAGAAAAATATAGTCACATTTATCTAAAACATTTTTTAGTGTTGTAATTGTTATTTGATAATGTAATGGGGGAAGTACAATAGATCGCAATATCCCAAGTACCATGATGTGGATACGGGAACAAACAGATCTCAAATTCCTTGTCAAAGTGCATGAAAACTTTCAATCCATGCTGAATTTTGAAGCAGGGGATTGGTAGTGGAAACCAAGGAGTTTCTTCCAAGTTCAAAGAACAATGATGATGACTTTGCATACCTACAAATCTTTACTCGGGATAAATAGCCACCCCACCCCTCAATCACCCTTTGAATCAAGCACAAGATAAGGGCTTGGTTGCCAATCCGCAAGGAATCAAATTGGGGCGAAAAAAATACTGTAGTTACTGCTAAATCCAAGAATTCTGTCCATCCCTGAATCCCctctttattataatatagaCCACCACCTTGTTGTAGatccaaaaatattcaacCACCTTAAAAAGTTCCTACAGTTTTTCAGTCGGCCTCATGTGGGAGTAAGTGTTACTGCAGAACTGCAACTATGATCAATAAACTCCAACTTACATCTTTTGTCTTCTTCAATCTTGTTATTGTATCTGTTCTTGCCCAAAACCTGCTCAGCTGCGACACAGCATCTTCATTGGACTATGTTTGTGGTGGGAATAAGTCTCAGCAAAAATGCAAGACATTTGCTGTTCTTCGGGCTAATCCTCGATACTCGTCTCTTTCGAATCTGAGCTCTTACTTGGGCATTAGTCCTTCCGAGCTTGCCAAAGCTAATGACTTTTTGGGTGAGACCGAAATCTTGTCTGCGGAGCAGCCTATTTTGATCCCAATTGATTGTGAATGCAGCAGTGGGGGGATTTTTGGAGCACAAGTGAGAAAAACCACTGTTGCAGGAGAGAGCTTCTATGAGATTTCCGAGTCTTTGGAGGGCTTAACAACTTGCAAGGCCATTCAGGAGAAAAACCCGAGTATTTCCCCCTGGAATCTTGGAGAAAGAATTAGTCTTTTGGTTCCTCTTAAGTGTGCTTGCCCAGCTACAGATGATTTGAGTAAGTTTTTGCTGTCTTATCCAGTTAGAGAAGGTGATAAACTAAGTGAATTGGCAGTTAAGTTCAATGTTAGTCAAGAAAGTATAGTTTCTGCTAATGGCAGATGCTCAAGAGCAGGTCTTTTCAAGCCAAATAATAGCCTTGTACCACTCTCAACTCTTTTGATTCCGTTAAAAGCCAAGCCTGTTCTTGGTCTTTCAGCAAAATCCCAGGAGCCCAATTTGGGATATCCAGCAGCCAGCATTAAAGTTAGAGGTTCACATAAGAGGAGAAAGCCTAAAATGTGGATGATTGGAGTTTACATAGCTATCGGCATAGTCGGGCTTCTGGCTTGCTTAGCTATTGGTGCagcctttttctttattcattgCAAGAGAAAGAAGGAAGATCCAATCAAGAATGGAGATTCGGAGCTTCAACAACTGAGTTTGAGCATCAGAACCACGAGTGATAAGAAAGTCTCGTTTGAGGGATCTCAATACAATTTTGATGATCCGATTACTGCTACTACCACTCCCCACAAGATGCGGGACGAAAACTACACATTTGAGGAGCTGCAGAAGGCCACAGAGGACTTCAGTTTGAGTAACCTCATTGAGGGCTCTGTATTTCACGGCCGGCTCAAGGGGAAAAACTTGGCCATAAAACGTGTCCCTTCAGATGttatctcaaaaattgattatgaGATTCTACAGGATAGAATTCACCGTCACCCCAACACAATCAGGCTCTTGGGAACTTGCCTGACAGACAGTCCTGATTCATACATAGTTCTTGAGTACGCGAAGAACGGTTCCTTGAAGGACTGGATCCACGGTGGATTGGCAATCAAGAGCCATTTCATTGCTTCTTGCAATTGTTTCTTGACATGGAATCAGAGGGTGAAAGTCTGTGTAGATGTGGCAACAGCCTTACAGCACATGCACCACATCATGAATCCTAGTTATGTCCACAGGAACATAAAGAGCCGAAACATATTTCTTGATGAAGACTTCAGCGCAAAAGTTGGTAATTTCGGTATGGCAAACTGCAGTGGACAAGAAGCAGAGGATCAAGAATCATATCAAGCGGCCTGGAACAAAGGATACTTAGCACCTGAGTATCTCAGTGAAGGTATAATCTCTCCAAGTGTGGATGTTTTTGCTTACGGGGTGGTCTTACTGGAGGTTTTGTCTGGAAAACCTCCAATCACACGGGAAGAAGGCAAGGAAGACGGAAGTTTGATCAAGCTGTCGGATGAAATCAAGCAGATTTTGCAATCAGAAGATGCAGAGGAATTGAGGGAATGGATAGATGGTGCATTGGGGGAGAATTATTCGTTCGATGGAGCAGTGATGGTGGCGAATCTTGCAAGATCTTGCGTGGAGGATGA
Above is a genomic segment from Sesamum indicum cultivar Zhongzhi No. 13 linkage group LG13, S_indicum_v1.0, whole genome shotgun sequence containing:
- the LOC105176259 gene encoding ribulose-phosphate 3-epimerase, cytoplasmic isoform isoform X1 gives rise to the protein MVKPKIAPSMLSSDFANLAAEADRMLRYGADWLHMDIMDGHFVPNLTIGAPVIESLRKHTDAYLDCHLMVTNPIDYVEPLGKAGASGFTFHVEAAKENWQELIHRIKSKGMRPGVALKPETPIEEVYSLLEAKDPVEMVLVMTVQPGFGGQKFMPEMMDKVRSLRKKYPSLDIEVDGGLGPSTVDLASSAGANCIVAGSSVFGASYPAQVISQLRKSVQDTQAGCKK
- the LOC105176259 gene encoding ribulose-phosphate 3-epimerase, cytoplasmic isoform isoform X2 — encoded protein: MVKPKIAPSMLSSDFANLAAEADRMLRYGADWLHMDIMDGHFVPNLTIGAPVIESLRKHTDAYLDCHLMVTNPIDYVEPLGKAGASGFTFHVEAAKENWQELIHRIKSKGMRPGVALKPETPIEEVYSLLEAKDPVEMVLVMTVQPGFGGQKFMPEMMDKVDGGLGPSTVDLASSAGANCIVAGSSVFGASYPAQVISQLRKSVQDTQAGCKK
- the LOC105176260 gene encoding protein LYK2 gives rise to the protein MINKLQLTSFVFFNLVIVSVLAQNLLSCDTASSLDYVCGGNKSQQKCKTFAVLRANPRYSSLSNLSSYLGISPSELAKANDFLGETEILSAEQPILIPIDCECSSGGIFGAQVRKTTVAGESFYEISESLEGLTTCKAIQEKNPSISPWNLGERISLLVPLKCACPATDDLSKFLLSYPVREGDKLSELAVKFNVSQESIVSANGRCSRAGLFKPNNSLVPLSTLLIPLKAKPVLGLSAKSQEPNLGYPAASIKVRGSHKRRKPKMWMIGVYIAIGIVGLLACLAIGAAFFFIHCKRKKEDPIKNGDSELQQLSLSIRTTSDKKVSFEGSQYNFDDPITATTTPHKMRDENYTFEELQKATEDFSLSNLIEGSVFHGRLKGKNLAIKRVPSDVISKIDYEILQDRIHRHPNTIRLLGTCLTDSPDSYIVLEYAKNGSLKDWIHGGLAIKSHFIASCNCFLTWNQRVKVCVDVATALQHMHHIMNPSYVHRNIKSRNIFLDEDFSAKVGNFGMANCSGQEAEDQESYQAAWNKGYLAPEYLSEGIISPSVDVFAYGVVLLEVLSGKPPITREEGKEDGSLIKLSDEIKQILQSEDAEELREWIDGALGENYSFDGAVMVANLARSCVEDDPSLRPNAGEIVEKLLRLVEELGEGEELNVCESSCKPLVKAAAIEM